The stretch of DNA AAACACAACTGGGTGTAGAGGTTATCTTATTGATTCAGCCTCCAACACAGTgacccacccctcctctcctccatggTCTGTCTcttttgttgtggttgctgccaATGGTTTGGCCCACAAAGCCAGTCATTGCTGTCACGCTGCCATAGCAACCAGGAAATACTCACCGCCGTCAGTGGagtagtatgtgtgtgtgtgtgtgtatgtgtgtgtgtgttagggggATAGAGAGAGCAGAACGTGGTGAGTGGGAGTCCAGACAGACAACAACAGAAGGGACTGATTTTCACCTTTGCCTTCAATTCTACGACTTCCTCGCTTCGTCTTCCAGGCTTGTGAGTGTATATGAATTATGTAAGATGTGGTTGTAATGTTGATGCGTGGTTGTTGCAATGTATCTGGTGTGTGAAGATGGTCAGTAAATGCAACTCTAGGCTTAATGAGTGGaattgtatgtacagtatgtggagAAAATAACGTGGCGTGTGTGGACTCAAGAGGACTTGACAGCTGGATCAGAGATGGCTGCCAGCACCGCAGCCACCAGTCTCCTGCCACCAGTGAAGAGTGTGGTGGTGTATAGGAATGGAGATCCCTTCTACAATGGACGGCGGTTCGTGGTCAACCAGCGACAGGTGGCCACTATGGAGGCCTTTCTAAATGAGGTGACCCAGAGCATCGGTGCTCCACTTGCCATCCGGACTCTGTACACCCCCCGACAAGGCCACAGGGTCACAGACCTCCAGGACCTTCAGACAGGAGCACAGTATGTTGCTGCTGGCTTTGAAAAGTTCAAGAGACTGGAGTGAGTACAAAAATCTTTTACTGTTCTGATTACAGGGATCATTTTAATGTACAGTTCCTAATAGGAGGCTTTTGTGTCTCTAAAATTAAAGTATATTCATGATGTAACCCTAACACACTTTTGGGTGTTTGTAAAAGAGATGAAGTGTTGTTGGAGGGATTTTCTTTATCATGTCTGTTGTTTTCCTGTATAGTTACCTGAACACAGGACTGAAAAAGCACCCTGCTGGCCGTGAAGAAACCCAGgtaagcttttattttgtcatgcGGAAGTCCATCACTCATTAATCCCAGTCTAACCTGGAGGAATGCACCGCCGGGCCACACTGTACTCATATCAAGTCGATCCATTTGAGCTCCAGCCaagtcaaatgtgaaaatgactgCAGGATTTTCCATTACAGAGGCAATCTCATATTTGCTTATGAATGTGACATGGTATTGTTATGTCAGCATTAGTCAGattagattgtgtgtgtgcatgggtcaCCCTCTGCGCTTAAGTACCATTGATGTCACTGGTTGTCGTGTAAATTGCCAGGTACTAATGATCAACTAGTCACTCAGACCTGGCAAGGTGCCCCTTCAAGTGTCTCGTGTGACATTAGATTCAGTAATTAAGGCTGGATATTGTTAGAAATCAGAAATTCCCACAATATATCAGCAGctattattgtttctttttattattatgtgggCAGAAGCTTTcttaatattcacattttaaagcaacacacacaagtagATCTGTATTCTGACCAGTTGGTAGGGATGACCGCTTAGTCTTTTAGAGGCAGAGTGTGCTTTTAGTCTTGAGCCATCAGTATTACTGttctgaaaaacataaaaaggtctggagagtgattgtgtgtgcCTTGGGTGACTGCCACTTGGAAAGCAGAGTCTTTGGTTTTAAAGTCTTACATGCCAGTGTTTTGGTTGCTGTGGAGCAATGCaggaagtgtgtctgtgtgtgagttgtGTTTGATCTGGCTGGTGAAACAAAGAGTTATGCTTCCACGCTGTGTTATCGGGGCTATGTGCATGTCTGGGCAGGCCTACCGCATATTCACCGCCTCACGCCTGCTTCTGTCCTCAGAGACACTGTAAATGCATTAAATGTCTGCCacttcaaagtaaaaacaataagGGAAGATTATCAATGTCTGGTTTGCTCTGAGGCGATTGATTTAGTCCGGCGAAAGTCATCAGAGGTAGACGCATACATTGCCTCCAGATCTCACTGACACTGGACGACATGAATAACATCTTTGAGAGGAGCCCTCGGATCAGACACGGCAGTGTGAATGTGGTTAGTTTCCATGGCTGCAGCACTTGAGCTGGCATGAGCAGTCAGTCATTACACTTTTGGAATAACTGATTTTGCTGCGATGGGCGTGCAGTGTAATTGATGAGCAGGACATAGATGACACTTATGAGGGAATTTTCAATATTGCTGAGAAAATGACGGCATTATGATGCTTCGGCAGTACCACGCATCTGATTTTCTGAATGTCCTCCACAGGCCAAAGTAACCCAGAGGCCAAATGTCTCAGCAAAATGGAGGAAGTTTATACCTGTGCCTTGCATTTTACAGTGAGTCGGTTacaccaaacaaaacacacatatgcattaTTATCCTCAGCACATTTAGATGGTGCAGTATCTCAGAATATTTCTATTAAGCATAGGTCCACATTTTTCAAGTCGGTCTGAACACAATACTTGCACACCAATATGTATATTGAAACATGACAAATGGATGTAATTGTTCCTTGTGTCCATGCAGGCTGTGACGAGATctgaactttaaaaaacattcaGCCAAAGCCAGTATGAGACTTCAGCAGTCTGATTTAGTGAAATTAAAAGCTTATCTTCCCactttactgcatttttatAACAATTTCCCTTTTTAGAGTGGCAATGTCTGTCAGTTGGTTGGACAGTCCACCACAACCAAATCGATTGGCACAAATTTTGGTGCAGACAGTcgtggttcccagaggatgaatcatgaTGACTTAGGTGATCCCCAGACTCTCCCTCTAGTGCCACCACGTGGTTCTCATTTGTagtttttgagtgaaatatcttgacaactaTTAAATAGAGCGCCATGAAATTTGcatcacacattcatgttcccctcaggaggAATTGTAATGACGATGAGTGAGtctctgacttttcatccagcTCCACAACATCAGatcaaagttttaatttgtccagTATTTTCACAAGCATGTCTGTAAACTCTTAGTCTTGATGTGTTACTATCCCTCCACATACTGTAGCTCTGACAGGAAACTCAGCGCTACAAACTGCAAACAAACGGCAGCCTTCGAAGCAATAATGGACCTATTCTCTCTATTCAGTGTTTTCCGTAATGGAGATCTCCTGTGTCCACCATTCCGGTTCATTATTCCTCGGAGCATGCGGCATGACCTGGAACAGATCCTGAGTCTGGTCACAGAGAAGGTCAGCCTACGAACTGGAGCTGTACGCAGGTCAGTGACACCTAcagatcacacagacacacacacacacacacacacacacacactgtggaatACAAACGAAGGAAGAGAAATCTAGTAAACATCTCCCAAACCCACATGCTTCATCAGGCTGTGCTCTTTGGAAGGAGTGACTGTGTCCTCAGCTGCGGAGCTGGAGACTGGCGGCTGCTATGTTGCCGTGGGAACCGAGAAGTTCAAGAAACTTCCATATGTGGAGCTGTTGGTTTCAAAAGCTACAGAGAGGTATTGTTATGCAAGGTCCTCTGTGAGTGTTTACGTGCATCAGAACAACACTGTTACAgtggttttctttattttgtagaCATTACCCAGGAAAGAGAAGGCTGTTGAGAAGAAATGAGGTACTTTGATTTAATACTGTAGCATACACACCTTTCACGTCTTAAAAGACCTCCTTTGCATTGTTGCTCTGCAACCTACAGTTCATTTGCAGCATGTTCGGGCTGAGTGATGGCTATCTtgtttgtgtcttgtgtgtgtctcttagAACCGGAAAGCAGGAAGTGGTCCAGGAGACCAGTACAGTGACTCAGCTCTTCTTGACTCACCAGAGGTAAAAACAGTCCTCCACTGTCTTGGACTTACACTGCAGGAGCTATATTAGGACTGTTTACTGACTAAAACACTAAAGTGAGGCCAACTGTGCAGAGGGTATTTTTTTGTCTATATGTAACCATACATCACTACAATCTATGCCATGAATTTCAGTCAGATGGTCGCAGGGTGAAGTCGACAGGCGAtgaagctgcagctccagcagccacacagcagaggagcaggcaagagggagaggatgagacCTCTGTGTTCTTTGCCAGGCCGGTGAAGGTCCACAGCAACAGACAGCAGCCGAGACCACCGCTCAGCAATAGATCTGGTGAGTATCCCCAACTTcatatttctcatttcaaatcACACTTCCTGACATTCACAACTAGTatggttgtttttgtgtcagtcattctagcagcagcagctttttgaATTCTGTTTCATCACAGTCCAGCCCAGCGTGTTCAAAAGAGCAACgaggaagagaagggaggaggtACGAGGAGCCGAGGAGGTGCACGAGGATGAAAACACAGCTACAGAGCTTCCTGTCGATCAGGTTCGCTTCACAGTCCTCTCAGTGTCCGGTCAGCCTTATTGCTGCATTGTAGGAAGGGTGAAATATCACCGAAGGAGGTAAATTAGTTCCTGAGAGTATGTGTTTAGAGCAGAAGTAAATCTTAATCTGTCTCTCATTTTCTATCTGAAGCGAGTTGCAGAAATAGTGGAGGATGAGGAACTAATCAGCACGCAGCAGGTAGGCATGAATCATGTTCCATGTCAATCTGTTAGCTTCTTATCTAAGAGAAGAAATGGGAGAAAATGtctttcacattcattcattcagtcttGTGCGATTTCTCTACGTAACGGGGAGGCATTGAGGGTATAACTTAGAAAATGACTGATTCCAGAGGATGGATCCATAATTGTCTGGTTGAGAAATTCCTTTATGCATTACGGTGCCCTTTGCAAGATTTTAGTCTACGCAGTTGACATTAAGTGATGAATATGTGattatttttacttgaaaatggaaaaagaaaaatgccaaCCAACTCATCCTTTAACAACCCAGCCCTGAAAGTCGTCTTTCCTGTCTCTAAGACACAAACATCTCATGTATTTTACCCATTTGTGTGCAATTACTTACTGAAGGGTTCACAGTTCAAACGTATTGTcataaagaaaatgttaaagaaTTCAAATTCAATGAAATGCATATGCACTGACTCTCTGaggccttcaaaataaaatgcatcaaaacaatcaaattaCAAAATCAGAAATCCCACAACACATTAAATCACTGCGAGTGTAAAATGTAAGGTGCCTACTACTTCATTTATCTTACTCTTATTCTTCCGTCCGTCGGGGGGTAAAACCTGTCTCTGAGGTGGCTGGTCCGTTGCTGTCATAAACACTTTTGATCCTGCATCTGCATCTCGAAATAAACccataaaagcctttttttttttaattgttttttctcAAGAGACATGCACAAACTACAAAGAGCGAGCAGCACAAGGAGAGAGaactcccacacaaacacacgggaGAGCAGGTACAAGATGAGTTTATGGGTGGTCACATTTGTGCCATCATAATACATGTGTCCTAATTAAAAGGTTCAGAATATAAAATGTTTGTCCTTAGAAGGCGCCTCCATCTGAGCAAGATGGTGTGAAACAAATAGCAAATTCTGCTGTGACAGAGGagtctgctgctgaaacagtggtacagtacacacacactcagaataattcgAAACAgcttaaattcaaattcaacagTACATGAACACAGAAGTCACCAATCAATGTGTTTCCTATTTGAAAAGGAGCCCGAGCTGCATCAGATGTCTTCAAAGTCTTCGTCATCTGCCTCTCAGGACAACAACAGGGAAGAAAAGGCAAGTTCATCCACCTCATGTGCTGAAAGAGTGAATCATCACAACAAGGCTTTCACAATGTTTTAATGATTCGCTCTAACAGGAGAACCCACAGGACGTCCCGTCAGTTACAGCAGAGCAGAACCATCatgaggaggactgaagaatGATGAAGATTCATCACATCATCGTAACGGTTCCACTTCAGAGGATAAACCGAGCGATAACTGCTGTTCGGTGACCAGTGTGGCTAAATGAATGTTTGTTTAAAGTGGTAGTACTTAAACTGTGGTAATGAGCTGAGTAACAACATTAATTTATGTTGTAAGAGTCAAAAATGTGAACAGGTCCAGTCAAAATAAGAACAAACAGACCCACTATCATAAGCTCTAGTATAACACACTACAATCCACCGCAGCAACTCTGTATGCAGAACTAAAAAATGATCACATGGTCCGATCTGTTTACCAGGGACGACTCTGCTGTGGATATTGTGCAGATGTTCAACGATACAATTCATTCCAAATATGACATGTACATaagacagagaaagtgagaaagagaaagagatcaTAACACAAAGTTGTGTTTTGCCAACAATTTATTAAATAGATATCAGCCACATTACAATCTGAATAGATGCAACAATAACATCTGTACAGTGTTTTGTGTCAATTAAATACTgtgacaataaaaatatatattactaTGTACGTTACTGTTCATGTTAATCTGAAATCTGTGCAACTTGTTCAGATGTGTGTACAGAGCATAAAACAATATAACCCACTGTTAACAACTACTCTTCCTTCACAAAGAACTTGTGAACAGTGATATCTACCTCAGTAATGCTTTATGTATACAAGGAAGCaggggaagaaggaggaggaggagaaggagagaacaAGTActtgaaaaacaactttatgAATGAcctaaatgacatttttcttctccCGTGTCCTGCTCTCTCCCACAGCGGACAGAAGGCAGCCGCAGTAAAATACCCCCCCGTTAAACCA from Pempheris klunzingeri isolate RE-2024b chromosome 13, fPemKlu1.hap1, whole genome shotgun sequence encodes:
- the dcdc2b gene encoding doublecortin domain-containing protein 2B, with translation MAASTAATSLLPPVKSVVVYRNGDPFYNGRRFVVNQRQVATMEAFLNEVTQSIGAPLAIRTLYTPRQGHRVTDLQDLQTGAQYVAAGFEKFKRLDYLNTGLKKHPAGREETQAKVTQRPNVSAKWRKFIPVPCILHVFRNGDLLCPPFRFIIPRSMRHDLEQILSLVTEKVSLRTGAVRRLCSLEGVTVSSAAELETGGCYVAVGTEKFKKLPYVELLVSKATERHYPGKRRLLRRNENRKAGSGPGDQYSDSALLDSPESDGRRVKSTGDEAAAPAATQQRSRQEGEDETSVFFARPVKVHSNRQQPRPPLSNRSVQPSVFKRATRKRREEVRGAEEVHEDENTATELPVDQRVAEIVEDEELISTQQRHAQTTKSEQHKERELPHKHTGEQAPPSEQDGVKQIANSAVTEESAAETVEPELHQMSSKSSSSASQDNNREEKENPQDVPSVTAEQNHHEED